In Azospirillaceae bacterium, a genomic segment contains:
- a CDS encoding tetratricopeptide repeat protein, giving the protein MTADFIREIEEDIRRDRYKRLWDRFGVYIVAVVLVLVAAVAGVSAWRTWQASQAAERTAQLAVLFERAERREDGIADALRAFAQDAEGGAATLARLEEAAVRARAGDVQAAVAIWDGIAANPSLSSAYRDLATLLAAMHQLYSAEPALLAARLGPMDSDIHPYRFSARELLAVLALRQGDTAKAKRILDALAADPQAPEGVRSRAAELSTLHGNPQ; this is encoded by the coding sequence ATGACCGCCGACTTTATCCGCGAGATCGAAGAGGACATCCGGCGCGACCGCTACAAGCGACTGTGGGATCGGTTCGGCGTTTACATCGTCGCCGTCGTCCTCGTCCTTGTCGCCGCGGTCGCCGGCGTGTCCGCCTGGCGCACCTGGCAGGCCTCGCAGGCGGCGGAACGGACCGCCCAGCTTGCCGTGCTGTTCGAGCGGGCCGAGCGACGGGAGGACGGCATCGCCGACGCGCTGCGGGCATTCGCGCAGGATGCGGAGGGCGGTGCCGCCACGCTCGCACGGCTGGAAGAGGCTGCGGTCCGCGCCCGGGCCGGCGATGTCCAGGCCGCGGTCGCCATCTGGGACGGGATCGCCGCCAACCCATCGCTGTCCTCCGCCTACCGGGATCTGGCGACCCTGCTGGCCGCCATGCACCAGCTCTACAGCGCCGAGCCGGCGTTGCTGGCCGCCCGTCTCGGGCCGATGGATTCGGACATCCATCCCTACCGCTTCTCCGCACGCGAGCTGCTGGCCGTTCTCGCCCTGCGCCAGGGCGACACCGCGAAGGCGAAGCGGATTCTGGACGCGCTGGCCGCCGATCCCCAGGCACCCGAGGGCGTGCGCAGCCGCGCCGCCGAACTGTCCACGCTGCACGGCAACCCGCAATGA
- the purF gene encoding amidophosphoribosyltransferase → MLTTHPYDDDKLREECGVFGILGHPSAGALAALGLHALQHRGQEAAGIVTADGERFHVHRALGLVGDNFSDESVMAPLRGDAAIGHVRYATTGETVLRNVQPLHADLEFGGFALAHNGNLTNAYMLRKRLVRAGSLFQSTTDTEVIVHLMATAKGATVIDRMIEALGQVQGAYSLVAMAKDMVIGVRDPNGVRPLVLGMLGQAPVLASETCALDIIGAEFVRDVEPGEMVVLTREGVRSHRPFQAAPRRFCIFEHIYFARPDSVVEGNSVYEVRKQIGMELARESGIDADVVVPVPDSGVPAAIGYAAQSGIPFELGIIRNHYVGRTFIEPTDQIRNLGVKLKHNGNRRFLEGKRVVLVDDSIVRGTTSMKIVDMVRRAGATEVHMRISSPPTRHSCFYGIDTPEKEKLLAHRMTVEEMRKFIGADSLAFVSIDGLYRAVGEARRDPVAPRYCDACFTGDYPIPLTDWLDPAGQSAVSSLSAAVAR, encoded by the coding sequence ATGCTGACCACGCATCCATACGACGACGACAAGCTTCGTGAGGAGTGCGGGGTGTTCGGCATCCTCGGCCACCCCTCGGCCGGGGCATTGGCGGCACTGGGCTTGCACGCCCTTCAGCACCGCGGCCAGGAGGCGGCCGGCATCGTGACCGCCGACGGCGAACGGTTCCATGTCCACCGGGCCCTTGGCCTGGTGGGCGACAACTTCTCGGATGAGTCGGTGATGGCCCCCCTCAGGGGCGACGCCGCCATCGGCCATGTCCGTTACGCCACCACCGGCGAGACGGTGCTTCGCAACGTGCAGCCGCTCCACGCCGATCTGGAGTTCGGCGGCTTCGCGCTGGCCCACAACGGCAACCTGACCAACGCCTACATGCTGCGCAAGCGGTTGGTGCGCGCCGGATCACTGTTCCAGAGCACCACCGACACCGAGGTCATCGTGCACCTGATGGCGACCGCCAAGGGCGCAACGGTGATCGACCGCATGATCGAGGCGCTGGGCCAGGTCCAGGGCGCCTATTCGCTGGTGGCGATGGCCAAGGACATGGTGATCGGGGTGCGCGACCCGAACGGCGTCCGGCCGCTGGTGCTCGGCATGCTGGGGCAGGCGCCGGTGCTGGCGTCCGAGACCTGCGCGCTCGACATCATCGGCGCCGAGTTCGTGCGCGACGTCGAACCCGGCGAGATGGTCGTGCTGACCCGCGAGGGTGTGCGCAGCCACCGCCCGTTCCAGGCGGCTCCGCGCCGCTTCTGCATCTTTGAACACATCTACTTCGCGCGGCCCGACAGCGTGGTGGAGGGCAACTCCGTCTACGAGGTGCGCAAGCAGATCGGGATGGAGCTGGCCAGGGAGTCGGGCATCGACGCCGATGTGGTCGTCCCGGTCCCGGACAGCGGCGTGCCGGCTGCGATCGGCTATGCCGCGCAAAGCGGCATCCCCTTCGAACTCGGCATCATCCGCAACCACTATGTCGGCCGCACCTTCATCGAGCCGACCGACCAGATCCGCAATCTGGGCGTCAAGCTGAAGCACAATGGCAACCGCCGCTTCCTCGAGGGCAAGCGCGTGGTGCTGGTGGACGATTCCATCGTGCGCGGCACGACCTCGATGAAGATCGTCGACATGGTCCGCCGCGCCGGCGCCACGGAGGTGCACATGCGCATCTCCAGTCCGCCGACCCGGCACAGCTGCTTCTATGGCATCGACACGCCGGAAAAGGAAAAGCTGCTGGCCCACCGCATGACGGTGGAGGAGATGCGCAAGTTCATCGGGGCCGACAGCTTGGCCTTCGTATCGATCGACGGCCTGTACCGGGCGGTCGGCGAAGCCCGCCGCGATCCCGTCGCCCCCCGGTACTGCGATGCCTGCTTCACCGGCGATTACCCGATCCCCTTGACGGATTGGCTGGATCCGGCCGGCCAGTCGGCGGTCTCGTCCCTGTCCGCGGCGGTGGCCCGGTAA
- a CDS encoding NADH:ubiquinone oxidoreductase subunit NDUFA12, translated as MANIADLMDWLNATYIRVFTWRRGVKVGTDPFGNVYYRERKPRKGMRARRWVVYNGEIEASRVPPEWHGWLHYTRDEPLPQNSPFHKPWVKEHLPNPTGSMNAYRPPGHVLKGGQRARATGDYEAWTPE; from the coding sequence ATGGCAAACATCGCCGATCTGATGGACTGGCTGAACGCCACCTATATCCGCGTGTTCACGTGGCGGCGCGGCGTGAAGGTCGGAACCGATCCCTTCGGGAACGTCTACTACCGAGAGCGCAAGCCCCGCAAAGGCATGCGCGCGCGCCGCTGGGTCGTCTACAACGGCGAGATCGAGGCCAGCCGGGTGCCGCCGGAATGGCACGGTTGGCTGCACTATACCCGGGACGAGCCGCTGCCGCAGAACAGCCCGTTCCACAAGCCGTGGGTGAAGGAGCATCTTCCGAACCCGACCGGCTCCATGAACGCCTACCGCCCGCCGGGGCACGTGCTGAAGGGCGGGCAGCGCGCCCGCGCGACCGGCGACTACGAAGCCTGGACGCCGGAGTGA
- a CDS encoding DUF2155 domain-containing protein translates to MNTKAAYLVFASAVAAACWAGVPAAQQRVLEPRPVAVLQGLDKGTARTSTFEVKVGTATRFGSLTVRVEACRQAPPIEPPETAAFLEIWENQPSEPPRRVFSGWMFASSPALSALEHPVYDVWVKDCRNESTTSIPASDGNTART, encoded by the coding sequence ATGAACACCAAGGCCGCATACCTCGTGTTCGCTTCGGCCGTCGCAGCGGCCTGCTGGGCGGGTGTTCCGGCGGCCCAGCAGCGCGTGCTGGAGCCACGCCCGGTCGCCGTGTTGCAGGGGCTGGACAAGGGCACCGCGCGCACTTCGACCTTCGAGGTCAAGGTGGGCACCGCCACCCGGTTCGGATCGCTGACGGTGCGGGTCGAAGCCTGCCGCCAAGCCCCGCCGATCGAGCCGCCCGAGACCGCGGCCTTTCTGGAAATCTGGGAGAACCAGCCGAGCGAGCCGCCGCGCCGCGTCTTCTCGGGGTGGATGTTCGCATCCAGCCCGGCGCTCTCGGCTCTGGAGCATCCGGTCTATGATGTCTGGGTCAAGGACTGCAGGAACGAGTCCACGACCTCCATCCCCGCATCCGACGGAAACACCGCCCGTACCTGA
- a CDS encoding SDR family NAD(P)-dependent oxidoreductase encodes MSKRLEGRVALITGASRGIGAAVAKRLAAEGAHVVLMARTIGGLEEIDDEIRAAGGTATLIPQDLSKLDELEKLGPALHQRFGRLDILVANAGLLGALTPIAQFEPRMWDEVMTVNVSANQRLIRTLDPLLRASDAGRAVFVTSGAGQVPRAYWGVYAVSKAALEMMVKIYAAETEKTNLRVNLLSPGAIRTKMRAQAFPGEHPDSLPPPDSITDLFVDLADPACTRHGEVASPKKG; translated from the coding sequence ATGTCAAAGCGGCTCGAAGGGCGCGTCGCCCTGATCACCGGCGCGTCACGCGGTATCGGCGCAGCGGTCGCCAAACGTCTCGCCGCCGAGGGGGCCCATGTCGTCCTGATGGCCCGGACCATCGGCGGGCTGGAGGAGATCGACGACGAAATCCGGGCCGCCGGCGGCACCGCCACCCTGATCCCGCAGGACCTGTCGAAGCTGGACGAGCTGGAGAAGCTGGGCCCTGCCCTGCACCAGCGGTTCGGCCGGCTGGACATCCTGGTGGCCAACGCCGGCCTGCTGGGCGCACTGACACCGATCGCCCAGTTCGAACCCCGGATGTGGGACGAGGTGATGACGGTGAACGTGTCGGCCAACCAGCGCCTGATCCGGACGCTGGACCCGCTTCTGCGGGCGTCCGACGCCGGGCGCGCGGTGTTCGTCACATCCGGTGCCGGCCAAGTGCCGCGGGCCTATTGGGGCGTCTACGCGGTCTCGAAGGCCGCGTTGGAGATGATGGTCAAGATCTACGCCGCCGAGACCGAAAAGACCAACCTGCGGGTCAACCTGCTGTCGCCGGGCGCCATCCGCACCAAGATGCGCGCCCAGGCCTTCCCCGGCGAACATCCGGACAGCCTGCCGCCGCCGGACAGCATCACCGACCTGTTCGTCGACTTGGCCGATCCCGCCTGCACCCGCCATGGCGAGGTGGCGAGCCCGAAGAAAGGGTAA
- the aat gene encoding leucyl/phenylalanyl-tRNA--protein transferase — protein MDITPAILLNAYAHGIFPMAESAASDELHWFDPHLRGILPLDGFHVPRRLRRTVRRQVFEVRCDTAFRAVVEACGAPAPDRPETWINNRIVELYEGLFAMGQAHSVECWQAGELVGGLYGVALGGAFFGESMFSRATDASKVALVHLVARLVAGGYTLLDTQFVTEHLRQFGAIETPRRDYKARLASALQVRAVFPSDAGMEVVDSFLQSLTQTS, from the coding sequence ATGGACATCACGCCGGCGATCCTGCTGAACGCCTACGCCCACGGTATCTTCCCGATGGCGGAGAGTGCGGCTTCGGACGAACTGCATTGGTTCGATCCGCACCTGCGCGGCATCCTGCCCCTCGACGGTTTCCATGTCCCGCGGCGCCTGCGCCGGACGGTGCGCCGGCAGGTGTTCGAGGTCCGCTGCGACACCGCTTTCCGCGCGGTGGTCGAAGCGTGTGGCGCGCCGGCACCCGACCGTCCGGAAACCTGGATCAACAACCGGATCGTCGAGCTGTACGAAGGCCTCTTCGCAATGGGCCAGGCCCACAGCGTGGAATGCTGGCAGGCCGGCGAACTGGTGGGCGGGCTCTACGGCGTCGCGCTGGGCGGCGCCTTTTTCGGGGAAAGCATGTTCAGCCGGGCAACCGACGCCAGCAAGGTGGCGCTGGTCCATCTGGTGGCGCGGCTGGTGGCCGGTGGCTACACCCTGCTCGATACGCAGTTCGTCACCGAGCATCTGCGGCAGTTCGGCGCCATCGAGACCCCCCGCAGGGATTACAAGGCCCGGCTCGCCAGCGCCCTTCAGGTACGGGCGGTGTTTCCGTCGGATGCGGGGATGGAGGTCGTGGACTCGTTCCTGCAGTCCTTGACCCAGACATCATAG
- a CDS encoding DUF2794 domain-containing protein: MTQIIHLADFRRPNGRRVYFNRSELTHLLQLYSTRVARGEWRDYAIDHTPGAALFSVFRHSFDKPLFAVAKYPGSGNRAVEYALVVGRRKVRRAGTLAELIEAFERAPHIVTDG, from the coding sequence ATGACCCAGATCATCCACCTCGCAGATTTCCGGCGGCCGAACGGGCGCCGGGTCTACTTCAACCGCAGCGAACTCACCCACCTTCTCCAGCTGTACAGCACCCGCGTCGCCCGCGGCGAATGGCGCGACTACGCCATCGACCATACGCCGGGCGCGGCGCTCTTTTCGGTGTTCCGGCACAGCTTCGACAAGCCGTTGTTCGCCGTGGCCAAGTATCCCGGATCCGGCAACCGTGCGGTGGAATACGCACTGGTGGTCGGGCGCCGCAAGGTCAGACGCGCCGGTACCCTGGCGGAGCTGATCGAGGCCTTCGAGCGCGCGCCGCACATCGTGACGGACGGCTGA
- the mlaD gene encoding outer membrane lipid asymmetry maintenance protein MlaD, whose protein sequence is MSRNVIETVMGAVVLVVAALFLLFAYRTADIRAVQGYELQAQFGSTGGLQAGADVRISGVKVGSVTGQSLDPQSYLAVVRMNIDPNIKLPVDTVASIRSESLLGGRFLALQPGGDPDMLPPGGRIQYTEAPMDLEDLLGRFIFSAGQPGGQGQGQGQPTPPARPDTETN, encoded by the coding sequence ATGAGCAGAAACGTTATTGAAACCGTGATGGGGGCGGTGGTCCTGGTGGTCGCCGCCTTGTTCCTGTTGTTCGCCTATCGCACCGCGGACATCCGTGCGGTGCAGGGGTACGAGCTGCAGGCGCAATTCGGCTCGACCGGCGGCCTGCAGGCCGGTGCCGACGTCCGGATCAGTGGAGTGAAGGTCGGCAGCGTCACCGGCCAGTCGCTCGATCCCCAGTCCTATCTGGCCGTCGTCCGGATGAACATCGATCCCAACATCAAGCTGCCGGTGGACACGGTCGCCTCGATCCGCAGCGAGAGCCTGCTGGGCGGGCGGTTCCTGGCGCTCCAGCCCGGCGGCGACCCCGACATGCTGCCGCCGGGCGGGCGTATCCAGTACACCGAAGCCCCCATGGATCTGGAGGATCTGCTCGGCCGTTTCATCTTCTCGGCCGGACAGCCGGGCGGCCAGGGCCAAGGGCAGGGACAGCCGACCCCGCCCGCGCGGCCCGACACCGAGACGAACTAG
- the der gene encoding ribosome biogenesis GTPase Der, whose amino-acid sequence MTFRAAILGRPNVGKSTLFNRLAGKRLALVDDTPGVTRDWREAPAHLGGLSFTVVDTAGLEEAFDESLEARMRRQTERALARADVVLLIVDARAGITPMDRHFANWLRKGRVPVVLVANKAEGRAGQAGMLEAFELGLGAPIPISAEHGEGMADLVEALLPFVPKEASEADGAGTDGASASGAPRGVPTAERVTDAELDAAEAAAAAEQDIVTEDPEAWRSRTLQLAIVGRPNVGKSTLLNALLGEERVLTGPEAGMTRDAITADLVWRDRPLQIVDTAGMRRRSRVENKLEKLAVADGLRAVRLANVVVLVVDADAILDRQDLAIARLVLDEGRGLVIAVNKWDIATDRKAALQTLKDKLEAQLPQARGIRWVTLSALRGQRLDALLEAVFDTYEIWNRRISTAKLNRWLKWVTDSHPPPLVEGRRIRLRYMTQIKTRPPTFAAWTTRPVELPETYVRYMVNGLRETFDLPGVPVRFYLRKTKNPFADET is encoded by the coding sequence ATGACCTTCCGCGCTGCCATCCTGGGCCGACCGAACGTCGGCAAGTCCACCCTTTTCAACCGTCTGGCCGGCAAGCGCTTGGCGCTGGTCGACGACACGCCCGGCGTGACCCGCGACTGGCGCGAGGCGCCCGCCCATCTGGGCGGCCTGTCCTTCACCGTGGTTGACACCGCGGGCCTGGAGGAGGCGTTCGACGAGAGCCTGGAGGCGCGGATGCGCCGCCAGACCGAGCGCGCCCTGGCCCGTGCGGACGTGGTTCTGCTGATCGTGGATGCCCGCGCCGGCATCACGCCCATGGACCGGCACTTCGCCAACTGGCTGCGCAAGGGCCGCGTCCCGGTCGTTCTGGTCGCAAACAAGGCCGAGGGGCGGGCGGGACAGGCCGGCATGCTGGAGGCGTTCGAGCTGGGACTGGGCGCGCCCATCCCCATCTCCGCCGAGCACGGCGAGGGGATGGCCGATCTGGTGGAGGCCCTGCTGCCCTTCGTGCCGAAGGAGGCGAGCGAGGCGGACGGGGCCGGAACCGATGGGGCGTCCGCGTCGGGTGCGCCCCGGGGCGTCCCCACCGCCGAGCGTGTGACCGACGCCGAGCTGGATGCCGCCGAGGCGGCAGCCGCGGCCGAGCAGGACATCGTTACCGAGGATCCGGAGGCATGGCGGAGCCGCACGTTGCAGCTCGCCATCGTCGGCCGACCGAACGTGGGCAAATCGACCCTGCTGAATGCCCTTCTGGGCGAGGAGCGGGTGCTGACCGGGCCGGAAGCGGGCATGACGCGGGACGCGATCACCGCCGATCTGGTTTGGCGGGACCGGCCCCTGCAAATCGTGGACACGGCCGGCATGCGGCGGCGGTCCCGCGTCGAGAACAAGCTGGAGAAGCTGGCGGTGGCCGACGGGCTGCGCGCCGTGCGCCTAGCCAACGTCGTTGTCCTGGTCGTGGACGCCGACGCCATCCTCGACCGCCAGGACCTCGCCATTGCGCGCCTTGTGCTGGACGAGGGCCGCGGGCTGGTGATCGCGGTCAATAAGTGGGACATCGCGACGGACCGCAAGGCGGCGTTGCAGACCCTCAAGGACAAGCTCGAGGCGCAGCTGCCCCAGGCCCGCGGCATCCGCTGGGTGACCTTGTCGGCCCTGCGCGGGCAGCGGCTCGATGCCCTGCTGGAAGCGGTGTTCGACACCTACGAGATCTGGAACCGCCGCATTTCCACGGCCAAGCTCAACCGTTGGCTCAAGTGGGTGACGGACAGCCATCCGCCGCCGTTGGTGGAGGGGCGCCGGATCCGCCTGCGCTACATGACCCAGATCAAGACCCGGCCGCCCACTTTCGCAGCCTGGACGACGCGGCCGGTCGAGCTGCCGGAAACCTATGTGCGCTACATGGTGAACGGTCTGCGCGAGACCTTCGACCTCCCGGGTGTCCCGGTGCGCTTCTACCTGCGCAAGACGAAGAACCCCTTCGCCGACGAGACCTGA
- a CDS encoding PQQ-binding-like beta-propeller repeat protein: protein MSHRTARAEEPRQRPVGARLCATLALATALSGCGITDWFGASEPPPLPGTRIAVLTNQTEINPDPEISSQPVSVPAPEANADWPLVGGTPSHVVGNPALPGTLREVWRVGIGSGSSSSRLLTAQPVVAGGRVYAMDAAYEVSAYEAQTGRRLWAVAVRPERDAGDPRGGGVGFGDGRLYATTGFGEALALDPANGTILWRQKLPAPARSAPTVVGGRLFVVTSDNQLVAMNAADGNRLWVYTGIAEMAGVAGGAAPAVDGSVVVAPFSSGEVVALRAENGRLVWGDSLAAIRRTGAISQLADIVGSPVVGRGLAFAVSHSGRMVAIDVRSGGRAWEHDIGGRDMPWVAGDMLYVMSLNAELVAITRQSGRVRWVRQFDRLERPDRRDLTIQWAGPVMAGGRLWLANTRRELLAVDPAAGETVQTLSLPDAVRIPPVVAGGTMYVLTDGGQLIAYR, encoded by the coding sequence ATGAGCCATCGGACCGCGCGGGCCGAAGAGCCCCGGCAACGCCCCGTCGGCGCGCGCCTGTGCGCCACCCTCGCCTTGGCCACGGCCCTGTCCGGGTGCGGGATCACCGACTGGTTCGGTGCGTCCGAGCCGCCCCCGTTGCCCGGCACGCGCATCGCGGTGCTGACCAACCAGACCGAGATCAATCCCGACCCCGAGATTTCGTCCCAACCGGTTTCGGTCCCCGCACCGGAAGCGAACGCCGATTGGCCGCTGGTGGGTGGAACGCCCAGCCATGTCGTCGGCAATCCCGCCCTGCCGGGCACCCTGCGCGAGGTGTGGCGGGTCGGGATCGGCTCCGGCTCCTCCTCCTCCCGCCTGCTGACCGCGCAGCCCGTGGTCGCCGGGGGGCGGGTTTATGCCATGGATGCCGCCTACGAGGTGTCCGCCTACGAGGCGCAGACCGGCCGGCGGCTTTGGGCCGTGGCGGTCCGTCCGGAGCGGGATGCGGGTGATCCGCGCGGGGGCGGGGTCGGCTTCGGCGACGGGCGTCTTTACGCCACCACCGGCTTCGGCGAGGCGCTGGCGCTCGATCCGGCCAACGGCACCATCCTTTGGCGGCAAAAGCTTCCCGCGCCCGCGCGGTCGGCCCCGACGGTGGTCGGCGGGCGGCTGTTCGTCGTCACCTCCGACAATCAGCTCGTCGCCATGAATGCCGCCGACGGCAACCGGCTGTGGGTCTACACCGGCATCGCCGAGATGGCCGGTGTGGCGGGCGGAGCCGCGCCGGCGGTGGACGGCAGCGTTGTGGTCGCCCCGTTCTCGTCGGGCGAGGTCGTGGCCCTGCGCGCGGAGAACGGACGGCTGGTGTGGGGCGACAGTTTGGCGGCCATTCGCCGGACGGGCGCCATCTCGCAGCTCGCCGACATCGTGGGAAGCCCGGTCGTGGGCCGTGGGCTGGCGTTCGCCGTGAGCCACAGCGGACGCATGGTCGCCATCGACGTTCGGTCCGGCGGCCGGGCGTGGGAGCACGATATCGGCGGTCGCGACATGCCGTGGGTGGCCGGCGACATGCTGTATGTCATGTCGCTGAACGCCGAGCTTGTCGCCATCACCCGCCAGTCGGGGCGGGTGCGCTGGGTCCGTCAGTTCGACCGGCTGGAGCGGCCCGACCGCCGCGACCTCACGATCCAATGGGCCGGGCCGGTCATGGCGGGCGGCCGGCTGTGGTTGGCGAATACGCGGCGCGAGTTGCTGGCGGTGGACCCCGCGGCCGGCGAAACCGTTCAGACATTGTCGCTGCCGGATGCGGTCCGCATTCCTCCCGTGGTCGCGGGGGGCACCATGTACGTGCTGACCGACGGCGGCCAGCTTATCGCGTACCGGTGA